CGGACGCCGATTTCCACGCCGGAAACACTAACGGTCTGCACCCTGTCGACGAATTCCGGATTGCAGGCCGCCTGAGCCTGCGTGGGCAGCGCAAGCGCCGCAGCCGCAGTTAGACCGGTACTCAATTTGCGAAGAATGTGCATGATCAGGCTCCTATTCTTCAAGCGCCGGAAGGACGACCTCGTTCAACCTGAACAGGCCATCGGTTCCCTCCGGAATCGTGAATTCGAAACTGGTTGCGCCGTTTTCGATCGTCACCCGGTAGGTCTTGCCTGGAGCAAACCCGAGCAAGCCGAAACGACCGACGGAGTTGGTAAAGAACGGTTTGCTTTCGAAGTTTTCGTCATCAACCGCTTCAACCCGTCCGGCGACCAGAGCGACCGGGGCACCGCCGCGCATGAGGGTGCCGACAACACTGACAAAGTAATCGCTGCCGACTTCGAGCGCATATCCCGCGCGGTATGGCGGATCGACGCGCGCCACACCCTCGCCGATATCGTACCCCACCGCTGCCCCATCGACGTCGTACTGGATCGTCTGGTCGGCATAGGACGAGAGGCGTCCCTGAAGTGCGCCGCCGAAAGTCCCGCTGCGCGCTTCGAACCGGTTGTCGCTGAGGTCTCGGCCGACAATGACCTGACCTTCCTGCAACGATTCGTGCGCATGAACGATAGTGAAGGCATCTCGGATCGGCCGGCCAACGGCAAACTGATCGCCCGCAAAAGCGAGAGATGTACCCAGCTGGACGCGCACGCGCTGGTTATCCGCGATGTTGCCGATGCTCGATCCTTCGCTGAACATCGTTACTCGCGATTCAAACCGGTTGCCGACATAGTCGACCCCGCCATCGACCCGCGATTGCTCGCCATCCTGGATGAAACCGACATCGTAGCCGAGCGAGCCCACCTTGTTGTCGACACCTCGAGAAAGGTTGGCGCGCAGAGTTTCCGTCCTGCTGCGATAGTCGGCAGAACCACGGGTGTTCTGCCCGAATGCATAGGAGATGCCGATCCGGAACCCATAGTTTGAATCGAATGCGTCGCTGTCCCCGTACTCGACTCCTGCAGTGACTTGCAGACGATCGTTTATGCGATGGATGTAGTCGACGAAAACGGTCGAAATGTCGTCCTGCGGGCCCGCCCGGTGCGAATAGACAGCACCTGCCACTATCCGTCCTTCGTCGGAGATCGCCTGGTTATAGCTCCCACTGACGGTCAAGAGGTCGAACTGATTGGGAATGAGGTTCGAGATCGTAGTGAAGCCCGCCCCAGTGTAATCGACATTGATCGAGAACGAATACCGGTTCGAAAACGTATTGCCGCCCGATAGCCGGTAGCTTGCCCGGGCCGAGAACGCGGTGCCGCCTTCATCGCTGAAACTCGCCGCGCCTTCGAAGCTGAAGAAGCCCGGAAAGACCTGCGGGACGATCGTGGCCTCGGTTCCGATCAGTTGAACGTCTTCAGCGATTTGTACCGCCGCGCCGAGCACGAGATCATCGCTCATTCCGCGCCGATACAGGCCGGTGAATGCCGGGTCGCCGGTATATTGCGGTTCGAAAGCCAGCTCGCGCGCAATGAAGCCTGCAGCGAAGGAATATTCCTCCTCCCCCGCAACGAGGTCCAGCGGCTGGTAGAAGTAGTCGAGATTGATGACCTGCTGGCGTCCGCCGGAGTCCCTGATCTGCAATTCCACATTGTTCGAGCCCAGCTGAACCGGAAGGCTCGCGAGGTCGTATGTTCCTGCGTCGAGCTCGAGCGTCTGGTAGAGATCGCCGTTGATAATGACATCGACTGTCGAATTGTTGTCGAGAAAAATCTCGCCGGCACCCAGCCGGGCAGCCGGCACGAACGGATCGAACACCCTGCGACTTTTTTCGACGCTCACACCCCCGATGAAGGGGGTCCGCAAGAGCGACAGGGTTTCCAGCCGGAGGTCGCCTGCGGCAAACCGGCGATACTTCTCTCGCTGGTCGTAGACGGCGCGCACGCCGCGACGGAAGAACTGTGTCCCTTCGCCGAGCTGATCCGATACCGCCAGGTCATATTCGACCGCAATCGCCCCGATACGCGTCGCGCCATCGAAGAATATCTCGTTCGAGAATTCATCGGTTTCCGTATCGTATTCTAAATTGGGGACGATGTTCACATATGCGGAAAAACGCGAAGGCTCGAGCAACTGGATGTCTTCGCTTCGACGGCTGGTCGTGTTGTCGACAATTTGTCGGACCGGGCGCAGCGTCCCGTCAATCTCTTCTATTTCGACTTGCAGCAAGCTCTGGTTGAAACTGATCAATATGCCGATCGGAACGAGATCTTCAGGCGTGATAGTCGGCCTGCCGCTAGCGATGCCATCATATGTTTCGAGGCCCCTTGCGTTCAACAATCCCCCAAGTTGCGTTCGCAGGCTTTCCTGATCGAACACGACCGATCCGTCGGGTTTGACCTCGAGAAGAACGTCTCCGAGGACTTGTCTTTCATAAACAACGGGGACGGTGAACTGTATCGAGCGACCCTGCGGCCGCTGCGGTTCGGCCGGTTGCGCGTCCACCTCCTGTGCGGAAGCCGCCTGGAGCAGCACCGCCGGCACCTGCATCGCGCTGGCGGCCGAAGGCGCTATCAGCCCTCCAGCCAAAGCCGCAAGGCTGGCGCCGTGCGCGATCATCCACTTGCTATCCGGGATCATATGCCGATCAACGCTCGCGCGGGACTTCGATCTCGATCTCGACCGTGCCGGGATCCAGCTCTTCGGTCATCGGAAGAAAGAAGCGGCGTTCCTTGCCCGGAGCAACGACACCGGCCCCGACGAAGCGTGAAATCTTGTCGGCCGCCAGCTCGCGCTCGAAATCTTCTCCGGAAAGGGTCTTGCCGCGAATTTTCCATTTGGAGAGGCCTGCGAGAAAGTAACGATTGCCGTCGTTTCCAACGAGTACCTCAAGCCCCTTGATCTCTTGGACCGCGGGCGGCTGTTCGGCGTCTGGTTCAGCTGGAGTTACCTCTGCGACCTCGCCATTGGTGCCTTCGGCGCCGTCTTGGACCTCCGCAGCCTGTTCGACCTCGGAGGCATTTTCTTCAGCGGAACCATCAGCTTCTCCAGCTTCGTCATTCGCCTCGGGGGCGCTCGCTTCGATCAGTCTGGACGAGGCGACGACCGAGCGTATCGCGGGTTCCGCTTCCGCGTTGTTCGGCACGATGTTTACGAGCACGTTGTAGTTGACGACCACCTGGACCTGCGAAGCCTGCGCATCTTCCAGGGCGACCGGCACCTGCCGGATCGACATATAGAAAATCTCGGACCCGGCGAGCTCGATGTCACCGACATACTGAATACGGAATACCTGGCGAGAATTGCCTTCGAGCAAGACTTGTGTCGGGAAGACGAGAAAATCTTCGTCTGCCGGTGTCAGCGTCAGCTTGCCATCGGTAGAAATGTCGCCGCGAAACATCAGGACTTCGTACGGGATCGTACGGTCTGAATCGCTCGATAGCTCAATACGCGCGACCGCGCCCCGGCCACTTGGCGAGAGGTCTACGATCATTGGCGAAACGCGTGCCGCCATCGATGGAGTGGAGATGAGAAGGAGCGACAACAGTGCGCATGCCGCCCAGAGACGCCGGAACATGGATTTCCCCCCAAAGGAATTTGCGCGGCCCTGCCTAGCCGCACACCTGTTTAGATACCGATAACGCGCACAACTCGCGCAAAGTGCAAGCGTGTTAACTTTTGCGTCCCGGTTTCGATCAGGAATCGAAACGGGGGGGAGGGATAATCCCCTCCCCCCCGGATTTTTCGTTTTGTCTTGGTCGCTTAGATCGCGCCGAGAGTAACGGTTGCAACCGACACGTAGATACCTGCCAGCGGACGCAGCGGGTTGTCGTTTGCATTGACGACGGTGCGCAGGACAGCGTTGTTATGGAACGCATCAGCCTGGAACTCGCTCGACGAAGGACCATCGATGGTGCGGTGGTTCACTTCGGTGAAGTCCGAGTTGTTGTTCGCGCGCAGACGAAGGCGATAGTGCAGGAAGTCCTGGAAGTCGCCGGCGTCGGGGCCGTCATTTGCCTGGAAGATGTTGACCATCGGCTGTGCTTCCAGCGTGATCGACGTCGGGTAGTTGCAGCTGGCCCAGATGCGCTGACGCTCAACGTAGCGATCTTCGGTCAGAAGAAGTGCATCGGCACCCGAATCTTCTTCAATGTCGAGAGCACCGAAGAACACGGTGTCCGGATCGTCGACGCTGCATTCAAGCTGGACACCTGCTGCAACGAGGAAGTCGTCGGAAGCCGACGGAGCTGCCATCGCGGGCGAAGACATGAGCGCTGCTGCCCCTGCAGCAAGAAGTAGCTTTTTCATAAAATTTCCCCTTCAAACTCGGTTAAATACCTAGCTTGCGACGCCCCTCTTGTTTTATGCCGGCGCAAGGCCGGTGCGTGAGCAGGTAAACAAGACGTTAACAGCGGATTACGTAATTGCAATCAGGCGACTCTAAATTTCCGATTCGTTAACCATGAAAACCGAGGAAACGCGGGAATTGGCCATTCCGAGTGTCCCAATCTGACACAGTTGAGATCATTTCGGTTAGCAAATTGAACTGAATTCGAGCCGAGCGGGCATCGCGAATTGCCGAATGTGTTGCCTTAACGAATCGACTCGCATTGAATTTGCTTGAGTTTGGCTGATTCCCCTTCCGTCTCGCTGGCAGCAGGCGTATCCGGGCCGGCTTTATGCGCGATGGAATCGATCTCGAAACGCCTAGCTGGGGCAGCGAACTGCGCGAGACGACTAGGCTCGCTGCGCCACTGGCGGCTGCCAATCTGCTGCAGATGTTGACCTATGCGATCGACGTCATTTTCATCGCACGTCTGGGCGACGAGCCGCTTGCCGCATCGTCGCTGGCGGTCGCGCTGTTCGGTCTTGTCCTGTGGGCCATGACCGCGCTCACAGGAGCGGTCGCGCCGCTCATCGCCGAGGCCATCGGCGCGCGTTCGCCATCTTTCCGGCCGGTCCGACGCGCAACGCGCATGGCGGTGTGGCTTGCCGTCATCACCGGAGTCATCGGCATGGGGCTGTGCCTTCTGCTCGAACCGATCATGCATGCGACCGGTCAACAGAAAGCGATCATCTCCCTGGCATCTGAATACAACGTGGTCATCATCTTCTCGATGGTGCCGATGCTGCTTGCCGCGGTGCTGCGCAATTACGTCTCGGCATTGGGCCGCCCGATCTTCGCGACAGCGATCACAGGGCTCGGAATATTTGTAAACGCCTTTGCCAATTATGCCTTCATATTCGGGAATTTCGGCGCACCCGAGCTTGGCCTGACGGGCGCTGCGGTGGCGACTATCATCACCTCGATCTTCACCCTGGTAGTCTATGTGATCGCGATTTTCGCCGACCCGGCCCTCGCGCGTTATCGGATCTTCTACCGTTTCTGGAAACCCGACTGGCACCGGTTCTGGCAGATTGTCCGCATTGGTACACCGATTGCACTCACGGTGACTGCCGAGGCAGGCATTTTCGGCGCAGC
The Erythrobacter sp. THAF29 DNA segment above includes these coding regions:
- a CDS encoding MATE family efflux transporter codes for the protein MRDGIDLETPSWGSELRETTRLAAPLAAANLLQMLTYAIDVIFIARLGDEPLAASSLAVALFGLVLWAMTALTGAVAPLIAEAIGARSPSFRPVRRATRMAVWLAVITGVIGMGLCLLLEPIMHATGQQKAIISLASEYNVVIIFSMVPMLLAAVLRNYVSALGRPIFATAITGLGIFVNAFANYAFIFGNFGAPELGLTGAAVATIITSIFTLVVYVIAIFADPALARYRIFYRFWKPDWHRFWQIVRIGTPIALTVTAEAGIFGAAAFLMGRFGAAELAGHTVALQLAALAFQVPFGVGQAATIRVGYFYGARDPVGIQRAGWVGLFIAIGFMSLTASAMVLAPHTLLSIYVDPYAAKNAALVGFALQYLVLAAAFQLVDGVQAVAAGALRGLQDTRVPMWIAIFSYWVPGFGLAIGLGFFTPLEGVGVWIGLAAGLAFAAVLLTWRWMLRERLALSVRPAT